In the Zingiber officinale cultivar Zhangliang chromosome 5A, Zo_v1.1, whole genome shotgun sequence genome, ATCCAGAAGAAAAACTCAGACAAaatcattgaaaaagaaaaagaaaaaaagaaaaaaaaaatacgacGGAAGAAAAAACAGATTCCTGAGCTTACCACAAAAACTCAACGATCGTATAGCTTCCCCGATCAACATCCCAGCGAATGAAGCCAAATAGTATAAACGAGAAACACTTGATGATAAGGAAGAAAGAGTGGTCGATCGAGCAGAACAACTCGAACAAATtcattaaaagaaataaatcCGACGGAAGAAAAAAAAACCAGATCTCCTGATATTACCACAAAAACGCAACGATCTCATCGCTTCGACGATCAACATCCCAGAGAACGAACAAAAAAGTATTAACTAGAAAGACTCGATGATGAGGAAGGAATAAAGATTGATCGAGAAGTACAAGTCGAGCAAAATCATTGACAAAAAATCCGACGGAAGAAAAATAGAGGCCCTAGCTTACCCCAAAAACTCACTGTCGCATAACTTTGCTGATCAACTTTTcagaaaataaaactagatcataTCGAACGAGAAAACATAGATCGGATCGAAAAACAGGGCGACATTGGGCGAAGGAAGCGACTACTTACCCTATCTTGCCGCTGCCCTCGAACATGGCAGAAAAAAGAATGGAATAAAACAAAAAAGAGGAGCAACCGACTCTAACCAACCGTCATGCTttctaatatataatatataggcCTCCGCCTTGAATGAGGATTTTATACAGATGCTACAGATGTGCCTATCCTTACAATTCGAGCGTGCAACTTTCGATTTGTTCTAGTATCAGATCTACTCCGTCCATATTGCACGGCGATGCATGGGGAAACGACTTGAGAATGGAATGGACGTCTGTGATCAGTGATCACCCAAACCGGGACTCTTTCAAAGGAAGGGATGGCCATTGGAAACCTCTAGAAGCAGACCATCCAACCGTCCATCTTAGGCTCAACGATCAGTGTTCGCTCCCAGGACACCAATCAGACGCCTCAACTTCTAGAGTCTTCTGGTCGACCCACCAACACCGCCTTAAATTCTGAACGTGCCTCCGTCCATCATAGGGTTTCTTTAGATCGCGGCTTCCTCACGGGATCAGGTCATTTGTGAGGCAGAATCAGGGATCGATTTCGTGGTGCTTCTTTTGATATCGTTCTCGGCGATATCAGCTAAAGTTTTGGCGCCAAGATGTTCGGGAGGGCGCCGAAGAAGAGTGATAACACCAAGTACTATGAGATCCTAGGGGTGCCGAAGACTGCATCGCCGGAGGACCTCAAAAAGGCGTACCGGAAGGCCGCCATAAAAAACCACCCTGATAAGGGCGGCGACCCAGAGAAGGTAAGAATTTGATTGTTCTCCAGTTCAATATGTGGGATCGGTGGTCTAATTTCTGATTTATATTAGATAGTTACCGCCGTTAGAATTTTTGTTCGTTATTCATAGGATTACATAGATCTATCACCAGTGTTAGATGTATTACTATGCTAGCCTCATGCAGTTATTCTCCCCACGTTCATTTGTTGATTAGTTGACGTGTAATTTGGAACCCTTTCTGGCTGTTTTGTTTGAATTTCTGTCTCCAAGGGCATTATTTTTAACAATGGCTTGTAGATAGGGGGAACAGGCAAAAAACTTTgccttttttttaacataaattctTCCACCGCTACGTTTGTTCTCCTTCCTGATCGAGGAAATGTGGCATCCATTTTCCACAGATATCTAATATAATCTTCTCTTGACCATGCCTATCTGGAACAGTCAATGTTCATCATCGAGCTTGTGACTACATTCTCTGGACGTAATATGTTtcttatttttttggaatttcaCAAAATGAGCTTATTGTGGTTGTTATTCGACAGGCTTTTGAGATGTTAGGTCAGTAATAATTTGCACTATAAAATTTGAGATGCTGATCATCTATTTAATTATCTGCTTTACAGTTTAAAGAGTTGGCCCAGGCTTATGAGGTTCTTAGTGACCCTGAGAAGCGTGAAATCTATGATCAGTATGGGGAAGACGCTCTCAAGGAGGGAATGGGAGGGGGTGGCGGTGGCCACAGCCCATTCGACATCTTTGAGTCATTCTTTGGAGGGAACCCTTTTGGAGGTATTTTAGCCGATCACAAAATTCCATGATTATAAAACAATGTTGTCCTAAACAATTGGTTACGTCTCCCATGCAGGAGGTGGAAGCAGCCGAGGAGGACgaaggcagaggagaggagaagatgtTATCCATCCCCTTAAGGTGTCCTTGGAAGAGCTGTACAATGGAACATCCAAAAAACTCTCTCTTTCTCGGAATGCCATCTGCCAAAAGTGCAATGGGTGAGATATCTAGTAATCTCCATTGCCTCCAACACATTTGGAACAACAAGATGCCTAATAGATTTTGATTCTTCTGCAGGAAGGGTTCAAAGTCTGGTGCTTCGATGAAGTGCTCGGGCTGTCAAGGTTCAGGCATGAAGGTTTCAATTCGGCAGTTAGGGCCTGGCATGATCCAGCAAATGCAGCACCCTTGCAACGAGTGTAAGGGGACAGGGGAGACGATTAATGAGAAGGATCGCTGTTCCAAATGTAAAGGTGAGAAGGTTGTACAGGAGAAGAAGGTACTGGAGGTTGTGGTTGAGAAGGGAATGCAGAATGGCCAGAAGATTACCTTCCCAGGCGAGGCTGATGAAGCAGTATGTTCTACTCGATCATTCCCTCCCTACCTTTGCATGAACACAATTCTTATGACTGCATTATGTGACCTTCAATCTTTGAGTTTTGCAGCCTGATACTGTGACCGGAGATATTGTGTTTGTCCTTCAAGAGAAGGAACACCCCAAGTTCAAGAGAAAGGGAGATGATCTCTTTTTTGAACACACACTGTCACTTACCGAAGCACTCTGTGGCTTCCATTTTGTCCTGACACACTTGGATAACAGGCAGTTGCTTATCAAGTCACACCCTGGTGAAGTTGTGAAACCTGGTAAGAATCGAAATGCCTTTTTGATGTATCAGAACGGAATTGGAATTTTGCTGAACTCGgttctaatggtgaaaaattatgGCCTGATCCAGACCAATTTAAGGCAATAAACGACGAAGGAATGCCCATGTACCAGAGGCCCTTCATGAAGGGGAA is a window encoding:
- the LOC121980984 gene encoding dnaJ protein homolog; this encodes MFGRAPKKSDNTKYYEILGVPKTASPEDLKKAYRKAAIKNHPDKGGDPEKFKELAQAYEVLSDPEKREIYDQYGEDALKEGMGGGGGGHSPFDIFESFFGGNPFGGGGSSRGGRRQRRGEDVIHPLKVSLEELYNGTSKKLSLSRNAICQKCNGKGSKSGASMKCSGCQGSGMKVSIRQLGPGMIQQMQHPCNECKGTGETINEKDRCSKCKGEKVVQEKKVLEVVVEKGMQNGQKITFPGEADEAPDTVTGDIVFVLQEKEHPKFKRKGDDLFFEHTLSLTEALCGFHFVLTHLDNRQLLIKSHPGEVVKPDQFKAINDEGMPMYQRPFMKGKLYIHFTVEFPDSLTPDQCKALEAVLPPKPVSKMTDMELDECEETTLHDVNIDEEMRRKQTQEAYDEDEDAHGGAQRVQCAQQ